GAAGATAACAAACCTAAACAAAATTTTAACTATACTTGATCCTGTTAAGATTGAATTAGAATATCATTCAAATTGTATGACGAGGTGCGGTAATCTAATCGAATCCATTTAGGATTTATGGTTATTAACTTGGCGGTGATATTTATGGATCATTCCCGATTTTACAAATTTAGGATTTAACAAACGCCCTGTGCTTCTGTATTTCTGTTGTGGTTTTCTGATTGTAGGGTGTCTAACCATGGAGAGGGCATTTAGTTAAGGAGTACATCCAGAAGCTAGGACTAGCACATACAGGAAGCACAACAGCAAATATCCCTTATGGAGGAAGTGGAAAGTCTAGCAAGAACTAAACGCCCCGCCGCCACAGAAGGGAGAGCGAATCCATGAAACGACGACCACCGTTAGGTATGCCCTTAACCCTGATGCGGCGGGAGAATGTGTTAGGACATAGCTTTGATCTTGATGAACTGATTGAATCTTCGATAAGTATGTCAAAGAGCCAATGACACAGGAGCAAGTCGAGCTAAGCCTCGCCCATTACTTTGCTCTGATTCTACCGGAGCGAACTAAGACTCAGAACTTTCAATTATATAGAAAGAACTCGAACACCTAAATAAACCCCTAGATACCTCCCCGACAAAACCTACGAAGGCAAAATCATCAAGGCTATAAATGAAAAATATAGCGATGAACGATATAGCACAAACCTCATGTAGAACAATCAAAATAGAAGATACGAGAGTAAAAATAGGATTACAGCAGAAACACTAGGAACACTAGGAACACTAAACCTATAGTCATATGAAAAAGGGGTTAATTATCGGAATTTCCATTGTTTGTGGTACATCGCAATAGTATAATATGAAGGATTGCATAAGGGAAATATTCCCACACATCTATGAAATATACATATAGGCTATAAAAAAACAAAAAAGGAGCTATTAATCTATGAAACTAAAGAAAACTGGATTTGCACTTATGTCATTGATTCTAATACTGACAATGATTCCTGCCATGATATCCGCTGCATCCAAACTGTCGATCGTAGTTGAAGTTAACGGGAAACTAATATCATTTCCGGATGCGAAGCCATTTATGGACAAGAGCAACCGGGTTCAGGTGCCTGTCCGATTTGTAAGTGAAGCACTTGGGGCGGAGGTAGGCTGGAACAGCAAGAGCAAACAAGTAACTGTACAAATGGGTGAAGACACCACTGTTTTGACGATGGGGAAAAAGGCGTATACCGTTAATGGCCAAACGAAACAAATGGACACGGTAGCTCAGCAGAAACAGAACCGGACTTTCGTGCCTTTACGATTTGTCAGCGAGGCGCTCGGAGCTAAAGTAATCTGGCATAAAGATCTTTATAGTGTAGAGATTTTAACGGGGCTTGCAGCCGTGCAGGAAGACAATAAGGAGGAGATAAAAGAGGAAACATCGTCCAGTGAAACCCCAAAATATATTGTGGATTCCTGGGGACGTAAGAGAAGAATAGAAGGGGAGACTCAGAAATGGACTGCTGAAGGATTCAGCTTCTACAATTCCTATAAATCGGGATTAGGTGTAAGTTACGAATCAGTAGATGGAAAAGGTCTAATGTTCTTACAATCATCTATTCATTTTGACAGAGATGGTGTGGATTATAACCAGCAGGTCAAGGATTTGGATGAATTGCTGCGTCAAAAGATTAATTCTGAAACTGTGGATAAGATCATGAAATACGTAAAACAAAAGACCAAAAGGGAAGATGAGTTGGAAGCGAAGGAGTTCAATGACAAAACGTATGGAATTCAGGTTGAGTCCAGGTATTGGGGTAATATCGTTATATCGATTTGGTATAAGTAGGTGTAATTTAGATGAAAAAACTATTCGTTATATTTCTTATGGCCGTTCTTTTCTGCGGTCTGGTATCGCAAAACAATATAGCTGCTGAGAAAAAAGAAGATAGTGAGGAGAAGATAACTCTCGAGGAACTAAAGACTCTTACTCCGAAAGCAGTGTTAGAAAGAGCTAATAAGGATATGCAAGAATTATACGGACTGAAGGACTTTTTCCCACAAAAGGCAAAAGGGAGAGAGCTTAATACTACACTGTTGCAACATCAAATTAATGAGGCAATTAAAGCTCCTCAGAATTTTACAGGTTTTGATATTGTTTATGGTACTAGTCACGGTAAAGAGATTACCCATAAAGGAAAAGTCATGACCAGATATTCCGGATACAATGTATTTGGAGATCCTGTATCCACGGATGGATTTCCTTGGGATGCGGGCTGGAGCGGCACTAAGATTCAGAACCTTCAATCCATATAAAAAGACCTCGAATACCAAATAACCCCTTGAGTACCTCCCGATAAAACCTTCGAAGACGAAATCATCAAGGCCCTAAATGCAACCTCATTGTAGAACAATCAAAATAGAAGATACGAGAGTAAAAATAGGATTACAGCAGAAACACTAGGAACACTAAACCTATAGTCATATGAAAAAGGGGTTAATTATCGGAATTTCCATTGTTTGTGGTACATCGCAATAGTATAATATGAAGGATTGCATAAGGGAAATATTCCCACACATCTATGAAATATACATATAGGCTATAAAAAAACAAAAAAGGAGCTATTAATCTATGAAACTAAAGAAAACTGGATTTGCACTTATGTCATTGATTCTCATACTGACAATGATTCCTGCCATGACATCCGCTGCATCCAAACTGTCGATCGTAGTTGAAGTTAACGGGGAACTAATATCATTTCCGGATGCGAAGCCATTTATGGACAAGAGCAACCGGGTTCAGGTGCCTGTCCGATTTGTAAGTGAAGCACTTGGGGCGGAGGTAGGCTGGAACAGCAAGAGCAAACAAGTAACTGTACAAATGGGTGAAGACACCACTGTTTTGACGATGGGGAAAAAGGCGTATACCGTTAATGGCCAAACGAAACAAATGGACACGGTAGCTCAGCAGAAACAGAACCGGACTTTCGTGCCTTTACGATTTGTCAGCGAGGCGCTCGGAGCTAAAGTAATTTGGCATAAAGATCTTTACAGTGTAGAGATTCTAACGGGGCTTGCGGCGGTGCAGGAAGATAAGAAGGAGGAAAAAAAGGGGGAGACATCCGCAACTGATACCCCCGAATATATTGTGGATTCATGGGGGATTAAGAGAAGAATAGAAGGGGAGACTCAGAAACAGACTGCTGAAGGATTCAGTTTCTATAATTCCTATAAATCGGGAATGTATGTAGCCAGCGATTATGAAGAATATAAAAAAGAATACGGTAAAAATGCATCAATAATGCAACCACGTATCCATTTTGACAAAGATGGTGTGGATTACAACCAACAGGTTAAAGATTTGGATGAACTGTTACGTCAGAAGATTGATTCTGAAACAGTTGATAAAATCATGAAATACGTAAAGCAAAAGACCAAAAGGGAAGATGAATTAGAAACGAAGGAATTCAGTGATAAGACATATAAGATTAGTGTGTCATCTCAATATTGGAGTAATATAATTGTTACTGTACGGTATAAGTAGGTGGGATATATGAGAGGACGAATCATTGTACTCCTTCTGTCTATACTCATTTACAGCATTTTGCCGGAAGTGAATATACATGCGGAACCGAAGGAAGTAGTAGAAGACAAAATAAATCCTGAGGAGTATTTTAAAACTCTTACTCCTGCAAAAGTATTGCAAATAGCCAATAAAGATATGGAAGAATTGTACGGGATAAAAAACTTTTTTCCACAAAAAGCAAAAGGGAGAGAGCTTAATACTACCCTGTTGCAACAGCAAATTAATGAGGCGATGAAAGCCCCTGAGAAATTTACAGGTTTTGATATTGTATATGGCACTAGTCACGGTAAAGAGATTACCCATAAAGGAAAAGTCATGACTAGATACTCCGGATACAATGTATTTGGAGATCCTGTATCCACGGATGGATTTCCTTGGGATGCGGGCTGGAGCGGCACTAAGATTCAGAGTTTCAATCTGATACCAACTCCTTGGGAACCGAAGGATCTCAATCGACAATTCGATTATTTTCCAACTAACTTTGGTTCTGATCCACCTGAAAAACTCACTGATTACCTAGGCGACAAAACCTTCGAAGGAAAAATCATCGAAGCCCTTAATGCGGAATACGGTGAAGAACCTTACGGCGCAAACCTCATGTACAACAATCAAAATAAACAATACGCTACAAAAACTGTTTACGACAAAAATACCGCCCCCAAAGGCGGCTGGATTAAATACGTTCACGTCATCCAACCGCCAACGTATCTGTCCCAGGGATTTGGGAGGGTGTATCTAAAGGTCGGTACTTATATGGATGTGCCAATCGCTGCGTTTATGAATACGAAACCGAATGATATTTCCGCGGAGTTTGTTGATTTGCCGTCCGGAGCGATGGCCGGGGAGGAAGTTCAAGTATCCGTATGGTTGAGGTCGACGTTCCCTAAAAGGGAAACTACCAAGTTTTCGTGGAGTGTTACCCGCAAGAGCGATGGATTGCCTCTGACAGCAGCGGAGAATCAGTTGAAGTTTAGCGGCGGCGTAGCGGCCGAATCCGGTGAAATCGGTATTTCCAAAACCGAGAAGAGGCGTCTTACTGTCTCATTTGTCATGCCGGAAAGTGATGTGCGGATTCAGTTTAAGGTCAACGAGGAGGGCAAAGAGCCGGAAGAGGTGTTACTAGATAATAACGTTCTAGACTCTGATGTCCTGGGCGCGGTGAAATTGATTGTTCCCCGGGAGCTCAAGCTTCCTTATGATATGCTGACCAAGAAAGAGAAAATATCCTTGCCAAGCAGTACGGCTACCTTACAGCTGCCTGATTTGACCGAGGCCAAGTGGACGGGAAATGCCACAGGGAAACTAACGGTAACCAACCTGACGAAGGAATTGCAAAAGGATTTTGAGATTCATAATAATCCAGAAATTAACGAGGCCAGCAGCGTAATTACCCGAACCCCGATAGTAACTTATACGATAAGGAGAGTGGATTATGGGGACGATCCAATGGGTGGAAATTGGCTCAAACTGGATAAACCTGGAACTCCGTTGTCTAAAACAGGGGAAGTACACACTGAAGGCTCAGTAAGCAGACCCTATGAATATAAGCGTTATTATACGGTTTGCACAGGTGAAGGGG
The window above is part of the Paenibacillus lutimineralis genome. Proteins encoded here:
- a CDS encoding copper amine oxidase N-terminal domain-containing protein is translated as MKLKKTGFALMSLILILTMIPAMISAASKLSIVVEVNGKLISFPDAKPFMDKSNRVQVPVRFVSEALGAEVGWNSKSKQVTVQMGEDTTVLTMGKKAYTVNGQTKQMDTVAQQKQNRTFVPLRFVSEALGAKVIWHKDLYSVEILTGLAAVQEDNKEEIKEETSSSETPKYIVDSWGRKRRIEGETQKWTAEGFSFYNSYKSGLGVSYESVDGKGLMFLQSSIHFDRDGVDYNQQVKDLDELLRQKINSETVDKIMKYVKQKTKREDELEAKEFNDKTYGIQVESRYWGNIVISIWYK
- a CDS encoding copper amine oxidase N-terminal domain-containing protein, producing MKLKKTGFALMSLILILTMIPAMTSAASKLSIVVEVNGELISFPDAKPFMDKSNRVQVPVRFVSEALGAEVGWNSKSKQVTVQMGEDTTVLTMGKKAYTVNGQTKQMDTVAQQKQNRTFVPLRFVSEALGAKVIWHKDLYSVEILTGLAAVQEDKKEEKKGETSATDTPEYIVDSWGIKRRIEGETQKQTAEGFSFYNSYKSGMYVASDYEEYKKEYGKNASIMQPRIHFDKDGVDYNQQVKDLDELLRQKIDSETVDKIMKYVKQKTKREDELETKEFSDKTYKISVSSQYWSNIIVTVRYK